From the genome of Populus trichocarpa isolate Nisqually-1 chromosome 15, P.trichocarpa_v4.1, whole genome shotgun sequence, one region includes:
- the LOC7456652 gene encoding floricaula/leafy homolog — MDPEAFTASLFKWDTRAMVPHPNRLLEMVPPPQQPPAAAFAVRPRELCGLEELFQAYGIRYYTAAKIAELGFTVNTLLDMKDEELDEMMNSLSQIFRWDLLVGERYGIKAAVRAERRRLDEEDPRRRQLLSGDNNTNTLDALSQEGFSEEPVQQDKEAAGSGGRGTWEAVAAGERKKQSGRKKGQRKVVDLDGDDEHGGAICERQREHPFIVTEPGEVARGKKNGLDYLFHLYEQCRDFLIQVQSIAKERGEKCPTKVTNQVFRYAKKAGASYINKPKMRHYVHCYALHCLDEDASNALRRAFKERGENVGAWRQACYKPLVAIASRQGWDIDSIFNAHPRLAIWYVPTKLRQLCYAERNSATSSSSVSGTGGHLPF, encoded by the exons ATGGATCCGGAGGCTTTCACGGCGAGTTTGTTCAAATGGGATACGAGAGCAATGGTGCCACATCCTAACCGTCTGCTTGAAATGGTGCCCCCGCCTCAGCAGCCACCGGCTGCGGCGTTTGCTGTAAGGCCAAGGGAGCTATGTGGGCTAGAGGAGTTGTTTCAAGCTTATGGTATTAGGTACTACACGGCAGCAAAAATAGCTGAACTCGGGTTCACAGTGAACACCCTTTTGGACATGAAAGACGAGGAGCTTGATGAAATGATGAATAGTTTGTCTCAGATCTTTAGGTGGGATCTTCTTGTTGGTGAGAGGTATGGTATTAAAGCTGCTGTTAGAGCTGAAAGAAGAAGGCTTGATGAGGAGGATCCTAGGCGTAGGCAATTGCTCTCTGGTGATAATAATACAAATACTCTTGATGCTCTCTCCCAAGAAG GTTTCTCTGAGGAGCCAGTACAGCAAGACAAGGAGGCAGCAGGGAGCGGTGGAAGAGGGACATGGGAGGCAGTGGCAGCGGGGGAGAGGAAGAAACAGTCAGGGCGGAAGAAAGGCCAAAGAAAGGTGGTGGACCTTGATGGAGATGATGAACATGGTGGTGCTATCTGTGAGAGACAGCGGGAGCACCCATTCATTGTAACAGAGCCTGGTGAAGTGGCACGTGGCAAAAAGAACGGTCTTGATTACCTCTTCCATTTATATGAACAGTGTCGTGATTTCTTGATCCAAGTCCAAAGCATTGCGAAGGAGAGGGGAGAAAAATGCCCCACTAAG GTGACAAATCAGGTGTTTAGGTATGCCAAGAAGGCAGGAGCAAGCTACATCAACAAGCCCAAAATGAGACACTACGTGCATTGCTATGCTTTACATTGCCTCGATGAGGACGCATCTAACGCACTTAGGAGAGCGTTcaaggagagaggagagaatgTTGGGGCATGGAGACAGGCTTGTTACAAGCCCCTTGTAGCCATCGCATCACGCCAAGGCTGGGACATAGATTCCATTTTCAATGCTCATCCTCGGCTTGCCATTTGGTATGTGCCGACCAAGCTCCGTCAACTTTGTTATGCAGAGCGCAATAGTGCCACTTCTTCAAGCTCTGTCTCTGGTACTGGAGGTCACCTGCCGTTTTGA